In the genome of Plasmodium chabaudi chabaudi strain AS genome assembly, chromosome: 6, one region contains:
- a CDS encoding acyl carrier protein, mitochondrial, putative, with amino-acid sequence MRNNILRKFITNNKNVKSCNVLKRGYFVSILSNNGMKYNYNNLYNINNYFIRGHGQNNIKYFSTENEESSSYTKEQIEEKVLNVLKKYISADAEINYNEDLEKNKTKDDRAWDFLDTVEFLIDIESEFNITIPDETADGIKTVQEVIDYLVQLNIKKT; translated from the exons ATgagaaataatattttaagaaagtttattacaaataataaaaatgtaaaaagtTGTAATGTATTAAAAAGAGGATATTTTGTTAGTATTCTCTCAAATAATGgaatgaaatataattataacaacttatataatattaataattattttataaggGGGCACggacaaaataatattaaatatttttcaacaGAAAACGAAGAATCAAGCTCATATACTAAGGAACAGATTGAAGAAAAAGTTTTGAATgttctaaaaaaatatatatcagcTGATGCggaaattaattataatgaagatttagagaaaaataaaaccaaAGATGATAGAGCATGGGATTTTTTAGATACCGTGGAATTTTTAATAgat ATTGAATCTGAGTTCAACATCACAATACCAGATGAAACCGCTGACGGTATAAAAACAGTACAAGAAGTAATAGATTATTTGGttcaattaaatattaagaaGACCTAA
- a CDS encoding amino acid transporter, putative — protein MVIKQDTGVAENTFSSTLNTEYQKLEETEYQPSPNIDILRENKDNNGLYTNKNNYNKNDGNKAYIENIRLKQSKYFGDKTIGKKYSYIYLINQIFGSGIVSIPYIFKHSGWLPCLVINIIICLLTIFNTLLLLRSMTMIPNNIHFNKRYEYISTMCYFLGKNNIFFMFMQICYYGSILVSNIISIVIVSHAVDYILVNIFGYTVGVIIYPEFQISTITDINKLYYSDNYVLCITIGYVINAIISIYFSQSNLEDNMKVQLLSFVFLMVTIFQIIFLSVIKIYKYNNVHTGLSNDTMGKYSDIKYPTVFGDFNFKQLLSSYIASYSAITVIPCWANEMKPDVKIIKTVWISNFFCCFIYYIFGYVLYTAYPHINNENILYGILKNPSVNTSMKVSIYLFDLLTIAPGIYVYCIATRYNLVNSNICSEKVAFLFGTVFPFLISWWFTSRAIFESIFTWSSLIFSYACNYITPSIIYLIACKNIPYSQKNPLHYIHVLYDPNEYKQKNFALYDMFSAKKQSKEKEDISSNRNPAILSEKNDNQNGDPNPLKIEDDNHISSQNKIFNNATKNSGNKTHKNLHFEKNEDIFDTERISQSKGNKTKEIESKTIINDDANNASSNKKGKPKIHFKSLNQINNMEEDDSDDYYDKIKPAEGKDISFLEGEGKEYQQQLNEDNNNNVSSLKGNYKILENNAETTYGDFQNGYMELKDTCEESENESEKLKSPEKIRNSYKDNNTYYRKKSDKDLKKKNKVNISHEYCKKSENKLSKFELRKYNSLFNIKGNNINKNNSKKTNQHQIHNIRKPRKHKTVIGFEKKRNKTPIKNNDDNNNYYDDSNISENEMLNNKNIADLSKDIYNDAKIIKKNYERNKYLIKYSDIFDSFLNLKFILENGTQRNSVYSDYNLDVAEKNGSSKNYDINNLINSYNTNNKSYSSSCKPVLTSEQRPNIFDKDIQRNDHSGHEEEHKISDKNLETEKKTDTTDTLCKNQINDIACSIDANKDEEKELSKKRESEGISKLDMHTNTDTCKNILINDSLSDKEQIKKFLEDIEKQKSNDEYKRTIKNIKDEFCMFINEINNKKKLTWAFDGNKTNTNLSINKKNINVSNAYNYLYSNDTENYFYKKSESETYSYKINLDKNKEYLDNVINKQRSVSYLNNDSYHSILLRYQTNDNLSNKSMKTQSSNNYKKFQSLSLSIGQNRLNNFYPQSAEENKNESPNIYITSQINDPIKENVDDSTNIEPQILITEDCNKDKKCQVKNNILTDQEKPKKLTNDLQLNKDKDAVMHFLNSYNKKNKIYKDINTLYVPDNVYHVIPKINRSTEQNIFDDSINNIFNYYKYNFLLSFSEHNDYNNISKSGSIKYPHISNKYFSQNGINIEHTSLKEICIKDTEKEDPLYSIPQNEKNIYLNKFPNNEKREPLLNCYKKEKEDISLPKINLICSEKPLFGYEDAYQIDDYVNGNINENIIHVYPIRYLRIKHVKTTEVLLFIAILLLVISILYNFIA, from the coding sequence ATGGTTATAAAACAAGATACAGGTGTTGCTGAAAATACATTTAGTAGCACACTGAATACCGAATATCAAAAACTTGAAGAGACCGAATATCAGCCATCACCAAATATAGACATACTAAGAGAAAATAAGGATAATAATGGATtgtatacaaataaaaataactataacaaaaatgatGGGAATAAGGcatatattgaaaatatcAGATTGAAACAATCTAAATACTTTGGAGATAAAACGAtagggaaaaaatatagttatatttatttaataaatcaaatatttGGATCTGGAATTGTATCTAtaccatatatatttaaacattCTGGTTGGCTACCATGCCtagttataaatattataatatgtcttttaacaatttttaacaCATTATTACTTTTACGATCTATGACAATGATACCAAATAATatccattttaataaaagatatgaatatatttcaactatgtgttattttttgggaaaaaacaatatattttttatgtttatgcAGATATGCTATTATGGTAGTATATTAGTGAGCAATATAATTTCGATAGTTATAGTATCCCATGCAGTAGATTATATtttagtaaatatatttgggTATACTGTTGGAGTGATTATATATCCAGAGTTTCAGATTAGCACAATTacagatataaataaattatattatagcGATAATTATGTATTGTGTATAACTATAGGATATGTAATAAATGCTATTATATCAATCTATTTTTCTCAATCAAATTTAGAAGATAATATGAAAGTACAACTACTATcctttgtatttttaatggttacaatttttcaaataatttttctaagtgttataaaaatatataaatataacaatgTCCACACAGGTTTGTCAAATGATACCATGGGAAAATATTCAGATATTAAATATCCAACTGTATTTGgtgattttaattttaaacaaCTGTTATCTTCCTATATAGCATCCTATTCTGCTATAACAGTAATACCATGTTGGGCAAATGAAATGAAACCTGatgtaaaaattataaaaacagtATGGATTTCaaactttttttgttgctttatttattatatatttggatACGTATTATATACCGCTTACCCtcatattaataatgaaaatatattgtatggcatattaaaaaatccaTCTGTAAATACTTCAATGAAAGtttctatttatttatttgatttattaacTATTGCTCCCGgaatttatgtatattgtATTGCAACAAGGTATAATTTAGTTAACAGTAATATATGCTCAGAAAAAGTTGCCTTCCTTTTTGGTACTGTTTTTCCATTTCTTATATCATGGTGGTTTACTTCTCGTGCTATTTTTGAAAGCATTTTTACATGGTCAagcttaattttttcatacgCATGTAATTACATTACACcatcaattatatatttgatagCTTGCAAAAATATTCCTTATTCTCAAAAAAATCCGcttcattatattcatgTTTTATACGACccaaatgaatataaacaaaaaaatttcgCGTTATACGACATGTTTTCCGCAAAAAAACAATCcaaagaaaaagaagacATAAGTTCAAATAGAAACCCTGCGATTCTcagtgaaaaaaatgataaccAAAATGGTGATCCAAATCCATTGAAAATAGAAGATGATAATCATATTAGTagtcaaaataaaatttttaataatgctACTAAAAATTCCGGCAACAAAACACATAAAAATCTGCACtttgaaaaaaacgaaGACATATTCGATACTGAGAGAATCTCCCAATCAAAGGGAAATAAAACGAAAGAAATTGAAAGCAAAACTATCATTAACGATGATGCTAATAATGCTagtagtaataaaaaaggcaaaccaaaaattcattttaaaaGTCTTAACCAAATTAACAATATGGAAGAGGATGATAGTGACGATTATTACGACAAAATAAAACCAGCCGAGGGAAAAGACATATCTTTTTTGGAAGGGGAAGGGAAAGAATATCAACAGCAGTTGAAcgaagataataataataatgttagCTCTTTAAAGGGcaattacaaaatattagaGAATAATGCAGAAACCACATATGGCGACTTTCAAAATGGATATATGGAATTAAAAGATACATGCGAGGAAAGTGAAAATGAAagtgaaaaattaaaatctCCTGAAAAAATACGAAATTCatataaagataataatacttattatagaaaaaaaagtgataaagatttaaaaaaaaaaaataaagtaaatatatcaCATGAATACTGTAAAAAAAGCGAAAACAAGTTAAGTAAATTCGAATTacgaaaatataattctttattCAATATTAAGGGTAATAatatcaataaaaataattctaaAAAAACGAATCAACACCAAATACATAATATCCGAAAACCACGAAAACATAAAACTGTTATAGGATTTGAAAAAAAGCGTAATAAAACCCCcatcaaaaataatgatgataataataattattatgacGATTCCAATATTagtgaaaatgaaatgttaaataataaaaatatagcggatttatcaaaagatatatataatgatgcgaaaatcataaaaaaaaattatgaaagaaataaatatttaattaaatattctgatatatttgattcttttttaaatttaaaattcaTACTTGAAAATGGCACTCAGAGAAATTCTGTCTACAGTGATTACAATTTAGATGTAgcagaaaaaaatggaagctctaaaaattatgacaTAAATAACCTTATTAATAGCTATAATACAAACAATAAATCCTATTCAAGCAGTTGTAAACCTGTTCTTACTAGTGAACAACGTCccaatatatttgataaagATATACAGAGGAATGATCATAGTGGACATGAAGAGGAGCACAAGATTAGTGACAAAAATTTAgaaacagaaaaaaaaacagataCAACAGATACGCTATGTAAAAACCAAATAAACGATATAGCTTGTAGTATAGATGCAAATAAGGATGAAGAGAAAGAACTATCCAAAAAAAGGGAAAGTGAAGGAATAAGCAAATTGGACATGCATACAAACACAGATAcgtgtaaaaatatattgataaaTGATTCGCTATCGGATAAAGAACAGATAAAGAAATTTTTAGAAGACATAGAGAAACAAAAATCAAatgatgaatataaaagaacaataaaaaatattaaagatGAATTTTGTATGTTTATTAATGAAatcaataataaaaaaaaattaacatgGGCTTTTGatggaaataaaacaaatacaaatttatcaataaataaaaaaaatataaatgtttccaatgcatataattatttatattcaaacGATactgaaaattatttttataaaaaatcagaAAGCGAAACATATTcctataaaataaatttagataaaaataaagaatactTAGATAATGtcataaataaacaaagaAGTGTgtcatatttaaataatgattcTTATCACAGTATTCTATTGAGATACCAAACAAATGATAATCTTTCTAACAAATCAATGAAAACACAAAGTTCaaataattacaaaaaGTTTCAATCGTTATCATTGAGCATTGGACAAAATAGGTTAAACAATTTCTATCCCCAATCGGccgaagaaaataaaaatgaatcccctaatatatacataactAGCCAAATAAACGACCCTATAAAGGAAAATGTAGATGATTCTACAAATATCGAACCTCAGATACTTATAACAGAAGATTGTAACAAAGACAAAAAATGTcaagttaaaaataatattttaacagATCAAGAGAAAcctaaaaaattaacaaacgATTTACAGTTAAATAAAGACAAAGATGCAgttatgcattttttaaattcatataataagaaaaataaaatatataaagatataaatacattatatGTTCCTGATAATGTATATCATGTTATTCCAAAAATTAATAGAAGTACTGagcaaaatatttttgatgattcaataaataatatttttaactattataaatataattttcttttatcatttaGTGAACATaatgattataataatattagcaAAAGTGGTAGTATTAAATATCCAcatatttcaaataaatacttTTCTCAAAAtggtataaatatagaacaTACCTCACTAAAAGAGATATGTATTAAGGATACTGAAAAAGAGGATCCCTTATATTCTATACctcaaaatgaaaaaaatatatatttaaataaatttcctaataatgaaaaaagagaaCCACtattaaattgttataaaaaagaaaaggaagATATTAGTCTGccaaaaattaatttaatttgttcTGAAAAACCTTTATTTGGATATGAAGATGCATATCAAATAGATGATTATGTAAATGGGAacattaatgaaaatattattcatgTCTATCCTATTAGATATTTAAGAATTAAACATGTTAAAACAACTGAAgttttattgtttattgCAATACTGTTATTAGTTATCTCTAtcctttataattttatcgcTTAA
- a CDS encoding mitochondrial import inner membrane translocase subunit TIM10, putative: protein MSESISKVNSTIVELLGMSDLFRRMQNSCWGKCIPDVNEPFLSVGETSCVDRCVHKYLEIHTLVGKNLQETQVTK from the coding sequence ATGAGTGAAAGCATAAGCAAAGTTAATAGTACAATTGTTGAATTGTTGGGTATGTCTGATTTATTTAGAAGAATGCAAAATTCATGTTGGGGAAAATGCATACCTGATGTAAATGAGCCATTTCTATCAGTTGGTGAAACGAGTTGTGTTGATAGATGtgttcataaatatttggaGATCCATACATTAGTAGGAAAAAACTTACAAGAAACACAAGTTACGAAATAG